In the Alphaproteobacteria bacterium genome, GCCGCCAGCCCGTTGGCGTAACCGCAATAGACGCAGTTCAGCTTCTCGACCGCGTTGAGATAGGCCAGTTGATGGCGGTCGATGATGATGTAATCGGAGCGCTTGGCGGGTTTGATGCCCCAGATCGGAAAGCAGACCGCCTGATAAAGGGCGACCGACAGATCAAGGACCGCGAAGGGAACGATCAGGGAATAGATCACCGGCGCCGTGATCAGTCGCGACAGTTGCGAATGGCGCAGGAAGGTCAGCAGCCCGGTCTTGAGCCGCTTGTGTCTTTCCCGGATTTCGCTTTCAAAGACGACCCGGCCTTGCTCGATCTGGTAATTGAACAAGGCCCGCTTGGCATCCAGCCGCGCTTCCAACGCCTCTTCCACCTCGCGCAGCTTGGCGAGAAGTTCCTTGGTTTCAAGGTCGAGCATCATCCCACCGCCATGCCACGCTGCACCGCAGGCCGTGCCGACAACTCGGCAAGCCAGCGCGCCACATTGGGAAAGTCGCCGATGTCGATTTCCTGGCGCGGATGCACCGCGATCCAAGGATAGGCCGCCATGTCGGCGATGGAATAATCGCCCGCCATGAAGGCGGCTTCGCCCAGGCGCCTGTTCAGCACGCCGTAAAGCCGTTTGGTCTCGCCTTTGTAGCGCTCGATCCCATAGGGCACCTTCTCGGGCGCGAAATGCAAAAAATGGTGGGTTTGGCCCAGCATCGGCCCCAGCCCGCCCATCTGAAACATCAGCCATTGCAGCGTCAAGGTTCGCCCGCGCCGGTCTTGCGGCAGGAACTGGCCGGTTTTTTCGGCCAGATAAATCAGGATGGCCCCGGATTCGAAGACCGTGATCGGCTGGCCGTCCGGCCCATCCTGGTCTTGGATCACCGGAATTTTGTTGTTGGGGTTCAGGGCCAGGAAGCCAGGGGTGAACTGCTCGCCCTTGGTGATATCCACTTTATGTAGCCGGTAGGCCAAGCCCATTTCCTCGAGCGCTATGGAGATTTTGCGCCCGTTGGGGGT is a window encoding:
- a CDS encoding glutathione S-transferase N-terminal domain-containing protein codes for the protein MIDFYSWATPNGRKISIALEEMGLAYRLHKVDITKGEQFTPGFLALNPNNKIPVIQDQDGPDGQPITVFESGAILIYLAEKTGQFLPQDRRGRTLTLQWLMFQMGGLGPMLGQTHHFLHFAPEKVPYGIERYKGETKRLYGVLNRRLGEAAFMAGDYSIADMAAYPWIAVHPRQEIDIGDFPNVARWLAELSARPAVQRGMAVG